A window of the Xenopus laevis strain J_2021 chromosome 9_10L, Xenopus_laevis_v10.1, whole genome shotgun sequence genome harbors these coding sequences:
- the erbb2.L gene encoding receptor tyrosine-protein kinase erbB-2 isoform X1, translating into MMELRPSRWGLCALLLLLVGHTGRSEEVCTGTDMKLLHPFSQRNHYETLYTIYRGCQVIQGNLEITYLKEDDDVSFLQNIKEVQGYVLIAHNLLSYVPLENLRIIRGTQLYQERYALAVLSNSDPGGTAGLRELRMRNLTEILKGGVIIQNNTQLCFQQTVLWKDILSQSNGQRNEVVLGPSNRQCPPCSPACGSLPSGRSGLCWGEAQEYCQTLTSTICDSGCQRCKGNHSTHCCHDQCAAGCTGPKNSDCLACLHFNHSGVCGSHCPPLRTYNPETFESVHNKGGRYTFGASCVTTCPYNYLATEVGSCTLFCPQYNQEVIVEDVQKCEKCDKQCSKVCYGLGRDFLRTAQAINASIIQHFQGCTKIFGSLAFLSESFNPDPNNPSSVLTTQSLEVFKTLEEITGYIYIESWPEELNSLSVFENLRVIRGRMLQNGAYSLVLRNLSISSLGLRSLMEVSSGLVLIEGNPNMCFLDSGPWSDLFRTPRQTILKTLNKPQELCDQEGQKCFSRCAGEQCWGPGPSQCVRCNGFLRGHDCIESCNIQDGIPREHVNGSQCVPCHSQCHPQNGSLTCSGPEASQCIECAHYMDGEDCVEHCPSGVKGSSFVPIWKFPDKDKICQLCPVNCSHLCNQMDERGCPILPDNSQVYMAASIVISILIVITISTAIVLSIRRQKQLKKKHTMRRLLQEELVEPLTPSGAVPNQAQMRILKETELKKMMILGSGAFGTVYKGIWIPDGENIKIPVAIKVLRENTSPKANKEILDEAYVMAGVGSPYVCRLLGICLTSTVQLVTQLMPYGCLLDYVRENKDRIASRDLLNWCVQIAKGMTYLEEVRLVHRDLAARNVLVKSPSHVKITDFGLARLLDVDETEYHADGGKVPIKWMALESILHRRFTHQSDVWSYGVTVWELMTFGAKPYDGIPAREIPDLLEKGERLPQPPVCTIDVYMIMVKCWMIDSECRPKFRDLVSELSRMARDPSRFVVIENEEFMAQASPLTTEFYSSLLQEVGLDDLVDAEEYLVPHRGFFPSEDVTAEHRSRISSTQSATEMQADQPFLQEVTPSGGSLARTLSEKSGGSGSDALSEGDYVFEPPINGESSSPHRYTDDPMHLGEDETDSCFFEADCVSPSIPLHPLAEYVNHKEGERNHAPVKSQRTSVSTLERQKSTLERQRSTLERQKSTPLERQKSTLERQKSTPLERQKSTLERQKGRQCRNGLRSPPALSALDNPDYLPPPGLILPNSFPQAFDNPYYWNHELNLAKADGEPAQEHNGFTTPTAENPEYLGLDETTNRPRDITV; encoded by the exons ATGATGGAGCTGCGGCCGAGCAGGTGGGGGCTCTGCGCCCTGTTGTTGCTGCTGGTGGGACACACGGGACGGTCCGAGGAAG tttgcactgggaccgatatgAAACTGCTTCATCCCTTCAGCCAGAGAAATCACTATGAGACTCTCTATACGATATACCGGGGCTGCCAAGTCATCCAAGGCAATTTAGAGATAACCTACCTAAAAGAGGACGATGATGTATCCTTTCTGCAG AACATTAAAGAAGTCCAGGGCTATGTCCTAATCGCTCATAACCTATTGAGTTACGTGCCCTTGGAGAATTTACGGATTATCCGCGGCACGCAACTGTACCAAGAACGATACGCGCTCGCCGTGTTGTCCAATTCAGACCCCGGAGGGACGGCTGGCCTGCGAGAACTGCGCATGAGGAATCTAACGG AAATCCTAAAGGGTGGAGTGATCATACAGAACAACACGCAGCTTTGTTTCCAGCAGACAGTTTTGTGGAAGGACATCCTGAGCCAAAGCAACGGCCAGAGAAATGAGGTGGTCTTAGGACCCAGCAACCGGCAGT GCCCGCCATGCTCTCCTGCATGTGGCTCTCTTCCCTCGGGCCGATCTGGATTGTGTTGGGGAGAAGCACAGGAGTACTGTCAGACCT TAACCAGCACTATCTGTGACAGCGGGTGCCAGAGATGTAAAGGGAATCATTCTACTCACTGCTGCCATGATCAATGTGCCGCTGGCTGTACTGGACCCAAGAACTCAGACTGCCTG GCCTGCCTTCACTTTAACCATAGTGGGGTGTGTGGGTCGCACTGCCCCCCTCTCAGAACCTACAATCCAGAGACCTTCGAGTCTGTACACAACAAGGGTGGCCGGTACACGTTTGGGGCAAGCTGTGTCACTACTTGCCCGT ATAACTACCTTGCCACCGAGGTTGGCTCTTGCACACTATTTTGCCCTCAATATAACCAGGAGGTGATTGTGGAAGATGTGCAGAAATGTGAGAAATGTGACAAGCAGTGCAGTAAAG TGTGTTATGGACTTGGAAGAGACTTCTTGAGAACAGCACAAGCCATCAATGCTTCCATCATCCAGCATTTCCAAGGCTGCACTAAGATCTTTGGGAGCCTGGCATTCCTTTCCGAGTCCTTCAATCC AGATCCCAACAATCCCAGCTCGGTCCTCACAACACAGAGCCTTGAGGTGTTCAAGACCCTTGAAGAAATCACAG gatatatatatattgagtccTGGCCGGAAGAACTTAACAGTCTCAGCGTCTTTGAGAACCTGCGCGTGATTCGTGGACGGATGCTACAGAA CGGGGCATATTCATTAGTCCTGAGGAACCTTTCCATCTCATCCCTTGGCTTGCGCTCCTTGATGGAAGTCAGCAGTGGGCTGGTGCTGATAGAGGGGAACCCAAACATGTGCTTCTTGGATAGTGGCCCGTGGTCGGATCTCTTCAGAACCCCAAGACAAACTATACTGAAGACACTCAACAAACCCCAGGAATTGTGCG ACCAAGAAGGGCAGAAGTGCTTCAGTCGCTGTGCTGGCGAGCAATGCTGGGGCCCTGGCCCTTCCCAGTGTGTTCGGTGTAACGGATTCCTGAGAGGCCATGACTGCATTGAGTCTTGCAACATCCAGGATGG AATCCCAAGAGAGCATGTTAATGGAAGTCAGTGTGTGCCTTGCCACTCTCAGTGCCACCCACAGAATGGATCTCTGACATGTTCTGGCCCG GAAGCTTCTCAGTGTATAGAGTGTGCCCATTATATGGATGGGGAAGACTGTGTTGAGCATTGCCCTAGTGGAGTAAAGGGAAGTTCCTTTGTTCCCATTTGGAAATTCCCCGACAAGGATAAGATCTGCCAGCTATGCCCCGTCAATTGTTCCCACTT GTGCAATCAGATGGATGAAAGGGGCTGCCCGATTTTACCGGACAACAG CCAAGTGTACATGGCAGCTTCAATCGTCATTAGCATCTTAATTGTGATAACCATATCAACGGCCATTGTGTTGTCGATCCGGCGCCAAAAGCAGCTAAAGAAGAAGCACACCATGCGTCGCCTTTTACAGGAAGAG CTCGTGGAACCCCTGACTCCGAGTGGGGCTGTCCCAAACCAAGCCCAGATGAGGATCCTTAAGGAGACAGAACTGAAGAAGATGATGATCTTGGGATCTGGGGCATTTGGTACTGTATACAAG GGCATTTGGATTCCAGATGGTGAAAATATCAAAATCCCAGTTGCCATTAAAGTTTTGAGGGAGAACACGTCACCTAAAGCCAACAAAGAGATCCTCGAT GAAGCATATGTGATGGCAGGGGTGGGCAGCCCGTATGTGTGTCGCCTGCTAGGGATTTGCCTCACATCCACCGTACAACTTGTCACCCAGCTCATGCCGTACGGCTGCTTACTGGACTACGTGAGGGAGAACAAAGACCGCATTGCTTCCAGAGATCTCCTCAACTGGTGTGTGCAGATTGCAAAG GGGATGACATACCTGGAGGAAGTGCGTTTGGTGCACAGAGACTTAGCAGCGCGGAACGTACTGGTCAAGAGTCCGTCGCATGTGAAGATCACAGACTTTGGCCTGGCCCGACTGTTAGATGTGGACGAGACTGAGTACCACGCTGATGGTGGAAAG GTCCCCATCAAATGGATGGCGTTAGAGTCCATTTTGCACAGAAGATTCACCCACCAGAGTGATGTGTGGAGCTATG GTGTTACGGTTTGGGAGCTCATGACTTTCGGTGCAAAACCCTATGATGGAATCCCAGCCAGAGAAATCCCAGACCTTTTGGAGAAAGGGGAGAGGCTCCCTCAGCCACCAGTCTGCACCATAGATGTTTATATGATCATGGTGAAGT GCTGGATGATAGACTCCGAGTGCCGACCCAAGTTTCGGGACCTTGTTAGTGAATTGTCTCGTATGGCGCGTGATCCGTCACGGTTTGTGGTCATCGAG AATGAAGAGTTCATGGCTCAGGCGAGCCCGCTGACCACCGAGTTTTACAGTTCTCTTCTTCAAGAGGTTGGGTTAGATGACCTGGTGGATGCAGAGGAATATCTGGTGCCCCACAGGGGATTTTTCCCATCAGAGGATGTTACTGCAGAGCATCGCAGTCGCATTTCATCAACGCAG aGTGCTACCGAGATGCAGGCAGATCAACCGTTTCTGCAGGAGGTTACTCCCAGCGGAGGTTCTCTGGCTCGAACCTTGTCGGAGAAGTCAGGGGGCAGCGGCTCGGATGCATTAAGTGAAGGGGACTATGTGTTTGAACCGCCTATCAACGGGGAGAGCAGCTCTCCACATAGATATACGGACGACCCAATGCACTTGGGAGAGGATGAGACTGACAGTTGTTTCTTTGAAGCAGACTGTGTTTCCCCGAGCATTCCCCTACACCCACTAG CTGAGTATGTGAACCATAAGGAGGGCGAAAGGAACCATGCGCCTGTAAAATCCCAGAGAACATCTGTTTCTACCCTAGAGAGGCAGAAGTCCACACTGGAGAGGCAAAGGTCCACTTTGGAAAGGCAGAAGTCAACACCTCTAGAGAGGCAAAAGTCCACTTTGGAAAGGCAAAAGTCCACTCCTCTAGAGAGGCAAAAGTCCACCTTAGAGAGGCAGAAGGGTCGGCAGTGCAGGAATGGTCTGAGGAGTCCCCCTGCCTTGTCTGCTCTGGACAATCCGGACTATTTGCCTCCACCAGGACTAATCCTGCCCAACAGCTTTCCCCAAGCCTTTGACAATCCCTATTACTGGAATCATGAACTGAACCTTGCAAAGGCCGACGGGGAGCCTGCGCAGGAACATAACGGATTTACTACACCGACGGCTGAAAACCCGGAATACTTGGGCCTGGATGAAACCACGAATAGACCACGGGACATAACTGTGTAA